In the Acaryochloris sp. CCMEE 5410 genome, CCGGACATTAAATGCCTGTTTTTCCAGATCCAGCTTACCGGCTTCAATTTTGGAGTAATCCAGAATGTCATTAATAAGCGTGAGGAGACTATCCCCACTTTTACGAATCGTTTCTGTATATTCTTGCTGTTGAGGCGTTAACTCTGTATCCAGGAGCAAGCCAGTCATGCCAATCACGCCATTCATTGGTGTGCGAATTTCGTGACTCATCATCGCCAAGAAGTCGTCTTTTGCTCGGGCGGCGGCAGCAGCAGCAGCATGCTTTTCTTGAATAATGCGATCACCTCGATAGACAATTGCAAACAGAACTCCATACAACAACCCAAGCACCCCACTGGTTCCCCACAAAATATTGCGCTGGGTGGTTTCCACTCGTTCCAGCAACGGGGTGACATCGGTATACATCTCAAATACCCCTTCAATGGAGCCGTCTGGGCCATCGGGACGCAGAGGTAGATAGCTCGACAGAAGATTGCGATCCTTCATCTGGCCCTTCATGCCTGTAAAGGTGTCTTTATGGTTGAGGAACGAGCGAGATTGCCCCTGAATGGCTGCTTGAAATCCCTTCGTCTTGCGCTTGTCTTGGCCAATTTGCTTGGCACTGGTGGAAAAAACGGTTCGCCCCTGCGGATCAAAGACCTTGACTTTCAACACTGGGAGTCCTTCTGCCCAGGATTCGACATCGTTCGTTAACTTCAGGGTTTGGGGATGAGATTTTAACTGTTTTGCACTCAGGGATTGGGTATTACTGAGGAAGGCCCCATGGGTCTTCCAGAGGGTATTGGCAAAGGATTGAGTCAGGGCAATATTTTTGTCCTCAGTGACTTTGACTAAGCTCTGGACGGCACGATCTCGCGTGTATTGATTCAGGGCGACAATGGCCACCACAAACGCCACAAAGCTGGTGATGGAATAGTATCGCAGTAGCCTAAACACTTAAAATACTCCGGGGTAAAATTTGACCGCTGGTTGATAAGGGGAGATACGACCCACATCACCCATTAACTAATGTCCGTAGAGTACCCATTTATATGAACTAATAATCTGAATAGGTTCCCAATCATTTATATCTATCTCTAGGAAATATTTAAGTTAAAAATATTTCAAGAAGAGGATAATTTTTGGAGATCAGAATAATGGTTATTAGTCAAATTTCTGCTGTATATATTGGATAAACCTCCAGAAGGCCCAATCCAGAATTTTGGGGAATGAGAGGCTCCACGTTGACGAAGTGGGCATACTGGTCGATGAGGCAAACAGCATCAACTTGCCTGGGTTACCAAGAAACAGCACACTCTGCAGATATTATTTATCTTGATCTGGCCTATGTTTACCCTCATGTCCAAGAATTCCAGCTGTGGTTGTATAGAGTTCAATGGCTATGGGGTGTGACGGTTGTCTGAATTCGTCTAGGCTGAACTTTCAGTTCACAATGGCCTTTCAGCCCATCGTTAATCTTGCAGATGGTAATATTTTTGCGCAAGAAGCGCTGGTTCGAGGCATGAATAATGAATCAGCGATCAGTATTTTGGAGCAAGTAACGGATGAGAACCTATATCGCTTTGATCAAGCTTGTCGGGTCCAGGCGATTCAGCTTGCCGCAGAGTTAGACATTCAATCGATATTGAGTATCAACTTTTTGCCCAATGCAGTGTATCATCCAGAATTTTGTCTTCATACAACACTTGAAACGGCTGAACAATGTAATTTCCCCATTAGCCGAATTCTATTTGAGCTAACGGAAGTTGAAAAGGTTATAGATTATGCCCATGTTCAATCCATCATTAAGCACTATCAAAAGTTGGGGTTTAGAACCGCGTTGGATGACTTTGGAGCGGGTTATTCTGGGTTTAACTTTCTGGCTGATTTCCGACCTGACTTTATCAAGATAGACATGGCTTTGATTCGGAATATCGATAAAGACAAAGCGCGGCAGGCCATTGTTCGAGGGATTGTGCAAGTCTGTCGAGATTTAGCCATTGAACCGATCGCAGAAGGCATTGAAACAGGTTTGGAATTAGACGTTCTTAGGGAGTTAGGTCTCCAATTATTTCAGGGCTATTACTTTGCGAAGCCTAGCTTCAGATCTGTGATTACCGACTTAAGCCTTGCCCGCAGCTAGCGGGTAGTCAGGTGAAATTATCACTGATGACGATTTATTCCTCTCATTTACGGTTATGTCAAAGTTTCCACGTTTTTGATTAATCTTCATTTACTGATGGAGAAGGTCACTTCGAACTAAGCTGTTTAAGCATATTCTGCGTTGTTTTCCATCGCGTCTTCAGAATCTCTTGCGCTTGGATAAGCTGTTTTTCAGGAGTGGGAACAGAGGTTATGCCATAGCGCTGGGTAAACGTTTTGATAATTTGAGTCACCATCCAATCCGTGATGTTTCGTCGATCTCCCATCCACACTAAGTTGGGGTCAGAGATCATGGCTGCTTCGTAACTGGGGAAATAATCCACACCATCGACCTCACTCGATAAAGTTCCTGCCGCTGAGCGTAATGTAGATTTCGACATCATGTTCGCGACAATTACATCCTGATCTGTATAGGTACGTTCCAACGCTACAGGGGAAATAGTAATCACCACTTTGACGCTTGGCTGACCATACCGCTTGAGTAGTGTACAGATTGATTGCAAAACCGCTAGACATTCGGGATAGGCCAACAGTTTGAGTCCAAATCGTTCAGGTTCCTGTTTTCGCAGCCGAGGAGAGGGTGTCTCAGTGAGGGCCAGTCGAGTTTGCCGATCAAACCAAGTCTCAGTTAAGCCTAATGTCAGAATAACGAGGTCTGCATCAAAGGCACGGGCAAAATATTGCTTGAGTTTTTGTCGACGATTGTGCACCAATTCTATAGATCCAGATGGTGCCTGGTTACGTAGATAGAGATCGATATATTTCCCTCTGAGTTGTACAAATCCATCTTCAGGAAAGCTATAAACCCCCGCTGCCCACTCTAGCTCCTGATGAATGGATACTGGATTGTACTTATTAAGTAAGCCTAGGTTTAAATTGGTTTTGAGTTCCATCAAATCGCTCTCTGGCTCGGCACTGGTGACCTGTGCGCCTAAATTTAAGAGCGCTCGTTCGATATTTCGGGCAAAGCAGGAGCCAAGGGCAAAGATTTTGGCATCTGAAGGTATCTGGAATGAAGGCAACCATTCTGGTATCGTCACCCCTTGAGAAATGCGATCACAGGCAGATCCACTCCCCTATTCCATTGACGAGCTGGAGTTGATAAACCTGACTTTTTAACGTGAGTCATTCGTTTTGAATGATTAACCATATAAAAGCAGTTAATAGTGTGTGACGATAAAGGCAGACAACGAGAGGCGAGCATTTTTTGCCACCTCTCGTTGCTGGTTCAACTCTGTCTTAGGGAATCAGTATATGGCACAACTAGCCCTTGACTCAGACAGTGAAAGGTTCAAAGACTGAGCTGGTGACCGTATCCGCTTGTACTCCACTCAGAACAGCCAAGATTTCGTCTGTGGCTGATACAGAAATGAGAGTATCCGAAGCTTGTGCACCTACCCCTTGAGTGATGATCAACTGCTCAAAGGTAAGATCACCCACCAGCCCGAACACATCCTCATTCAGGACGAAGTCAGTAATGGTGTCGGTGCCGTCACCCGCAGCGAGGGCGAATAGATCTTCACCTGAGCCTCCCGTCAGTAGGTCATTTCCTCGACCACCCACAAGGATATCGCTGCCCTCATTTCCATTGAGCGTATCTAGACCACGACCTCCAAACAGATCGTCATCACCGAGTCCCCCTTCTAGGAGATCATTACCGCGTCCTCCAATAATATTGTCATCACCTAGGCCGCCAGTAATGGTGTCATCGCCTCGGCCACCATTGAAATCATCATCAGTGGGACCACCAGCAAGCAAGTCATTACCGCGACTACCCTGGCTATTCTCCATAGGTGAATCACCGTCACCATCATCACCCATGTCGCCTTCATCACCCTCATCAGATGGATCCATCTCTGGGGCTTCTAAGAAAGCGAGTTGTCCCCCTTGAACCAAGTTAGCCTCCTCAATGATGCCGTCTGTAAGACTATGGGCTTGAACATCAAAGATGAACAATTCGCCTGCTTCTTCACCAAACAGCTCAGACACATCGAGAATGCCAGAAGATTCCCAATCACCAATGTCGGTGGGATCGCTGTCCGTTTGCCCTGTTGGTACTGCCGAGCGATCCATTTGGGCGATACGAGTCAGTTCACCGGAGTCAGGATCTAACTTCCAGATGGAAGCTTCCTCTCCAGAGGTTAAGCCAAATTCACTGAAGCTGCGGTCTTCTTGGATATAGATATGGCCGTCATCACCCCAGTCAAGGTTATCTGGACTACGAAGACCAAAATCAGCGCCTTCAAATTGACCCCCACCTGCATCATCACCGTCGTAAATTGCATTGATTTCAGCGGTAGCTGGCAGGCCATCAGGACCAAACTCAGTATCAATGATGTAAGTTGTGCCCCAACTATCTGAGGGAAAGAGACTATCCCGGCCTGTCGAGGCCAATACAGCTTGAGTGCCATCTTCGGGATTCGTCGCTACATCCTCTGGACGAGAGAACTGGAAAGCTCCTGCTGCTTCAGCTAAGGCATCTTGTTGGGCCTGAGTCGCAAAGCCTTGGGCATCGTAGCCCATTTCATCTTGAATGTCGCCATCAGCATTGGTATCCACGGCTGTATCAGCTTGGTCAGGGTCATAGATATTAATTTCAACCCATGAACCAGCACGACTTTCAAAGGTACCGTTGAACTCTTCTGGTGTGAGTTCGCCACTATCCGCTGCCCAAACGTAAAGTTTGCCGCCGACTAGGCCATTCCGCTCTAATACACCTGCACCTTCACTGCTGTCTTTGGTGCCAACGTACAGGAGCAGCGGAGCCGCACCCCGATCATCACCGACGAGTAAAGCTACTTTATCAGTCGTTCCAGTGTCTAGCTCTGTGACGCTTTCCCAAGCTGCTCGTCCCAACCAGGGCAAAGCATGCAAGGTATTGGTGTCGGGGTCAAGGACGAATTCAGTCCCCCCATTGGCTTCTTCGCCCGTGAAGTAGAGCCCGTCGGTCAGGCCACGTCCCTCACCAAACTGTTCGGCTTCAATATATTGAGAGGAACAAAGACGATTGATGCCTTCGAATTCTAGGTCCGAAGCTTCATCCACGACTTCACCTTCCCGGTTGATGATGGTGTCGTAGGCTAAGCCCGTGTCTACAATGGTGCGAGTTTCTTTATCGATATCAAAGTAGCTGACTCTAGCCCCAATCAGTTCCGTGCCATTGGCTAGCTCATAAGCATAGCCTTGGGCACTTCGCAGTTCATGGTTGGCTAGGACACGGACGGTGTCGTCATCCAGTTCAAAGGCACCCAGACCATCTAGGATTCCTGGAGGCGTATAGTCGCCCACCGTTTCACCTACGGTGAATACAGGATCGACGGTGTATTCCTCAAGGCCAACCATCTGGGCTGGCTCCATAGTGTCAAAGTTGATTGGCTCAGGCTCTGGTTCTTCAGGGGCTTCTAAAAAGGGAAGCTGCCCACCTTGAACTAAATTGGCATCTTCAATAACCCCGTCTCGAAGACTATGGGCTTGAACATCAAAGACAAATAAATTGCCCGGATCTTCTCCAAATAACTCAGACACATCAAGAATGCCGGAAGATTCCCAATCGCCGATATCGGTGGGGTCGCCATCGGTTTGTCCGAGGGGCAGCGCCGAACGATCCATCTGGGCAATGCGAGTCAGTTCACCGGAGTCAGGATCCAACTTCCAGATGGAAGCTTCCTCTCCAGAAGTTAGGCCGAATTCGCTAAAGCTACGGTCTTCTTGGATATAAATGTGGCCGTCATCACCCCAATCCAAGTTGTCAGGGCTACGGAGACCAAAATCAGATCCTTCAAATTGACCGTTACCCGAATCATCACCGTCATAAATGGCTTTGACTTCAGCGGTTGCCGGAAGGCCATCCGTACCAAAGTCTGTGTCTACGATGTAGGTAGTGCCCCAACTGTCGGCAGGGAACAGACTATCCCGGCCCGTAGAAGCCAACACCGCTTGAGTGCCATCTTCGGGATTCGTCGCTACATCCTCTGGACGAGAGAACTGGAAAGCGCCAGCTTCTTCAGCTAAAGCATCTTGTTGGGCTTGAGTTGCAAATCCTAGGGCGTCATAGCCCATTTCATCTTGAATGTCACCGTCGGCATTGGAATCAACGGCTGTTCCAGCTTGATTAGGGTCATAGATATTGATTTCAACCCATGTGCCAGCACGACTTTCAAAGGTACCGTTGAACTCTTCTGGTGTGAGTTCGCCACTATCCGCTGCCCAAACGTAAAGTTTGCCGCCGACTAGGCCATTCCGCTCTAATACCCCCGCACCTTCACTGGTTTCTTTGGTGCCGACGTATAGGAGCAGGGGAGCAGCACCGCGATCATCACCGACGAGTAAAGCCACTTTGTCCGTGGTTCCAGTGTCTAGCTCCGTGACGCTTTCCCAAGCAGCCCGCCCCATCCAAGGGACGGCATGTAAGGTATTCGTCTCGGGGTCGAGGACAAATTCAGTCCCTCCGTTGGCTTCTTCGCCCGTGAAGTAAAGCGCGTCCTTCAGGCCACGACCTTCACCGAACTGTTCGGCTTCAATATATTGAGAGGAACACAGTCGATTGATGCCGTCAAACTCTAGGTCTGAGGCTTCATCTACCTCTTCACCTTCCCGGTTAATAACCGTGTCATAGGCTAAACCTGTCCCAACTAGAGTGCGAGTTTCTTTGTCGATATCAAAGTAGCTCACTCTAGCCCCAGTTAGTTCCGTGCCGTTTGCTAACTCATAGGCATAGCCTTGGGCACTTCGCAGTTCATGGTTAGCCAGGATACGGACGGTATCGTCATCCAATTCAAAAGCACCCAGACCATCTAGGATGCCAGGGGGCGTATAGCCACCATAGGTTTCACCAATGGTGAAGACAGGGTCTACGGTATAGTCTTCTAGACCCACCATTTGACTGGGTTCTACCGTGTCAAACTGAGTCCCGCTAAATCCAAATCGATCCAGACCAGCTAGACCCACGCGAGGATCGAGATCTAAGGACTCGTTTAGTTTGATTTGGATAATTTCATTGTTGTCAATGTCAGGTCCACGACCGACAGAGAAGGGATAGTTGTTATCATTGGCGACTACTAACGTGTCTTCATCAACAACCAGCACATCCTCAATGGTGACGAAGGGGAACTTGAAGGAATTATCTCCATCCCCGTTCAAGTCATTGGGGTCATCAATATTGAGCAGATCAACCAGTTCTTCCTTATAGACAAAACCGTTGGCGTCTACTTGAGATAAATCAACCTTGAAAATCTGCTTAAATGCTGCTTCATCTCCTTGATTGCCATCTCGCTCAATCACGAGATATTCATTCTGGTTAATGACGGTAAAGTCACCAATGGCATGACTCGGATCTTCTAGCTGATAGCGACCGACTAGACCTTCATACTGACCAGAGGCCACATCGAATTCATAAATTCTGAGGGAGCCCTCTGGATCGCCTTCGACGGTGCCCTCCAGCATAGGATAAAGGGTCATCCGATCGGGGCTGATGGCCATTCCTTCGAATCCGCGTGAGCGAAGTAGGTTAGAGACCTCATCTCCTGCCAACACATCAGGATTATCGGGTGAGCGTACCACGTCGGCCACGATTTGATCTCGAACTGCGTCTCCGGTCCCTGGAAAATCGGTGAAGAACCCATCTACCCCAATGTCAATCAGCTGCTTAATTTCCTCCTCAGGGGTTTGTGGAGTGCCATCGGCATTGAGGGTTAGAAACCGCTCTTCATTCCGCAGGGTATAGGGATGAACCTGTAATCCAGCGGCGTGGGCATCATCCACAAAAGAGGTCACTTTCCCGGTTAGCTGGGTGGTGATTTCAGCATTGCCGTCGCCATTCCCATCTACAGGGGTATCAAGGGCTTCTCGCAGTAAGAAATTATTTTTCCAAGGGCCAGCACCTTCGGCATATTTCTCGCTAATAATTTGGAGAATTTCAGGATTGTCTAAATCACTGTAAATGGTGTTTTCTGACAGCGCATTTTCTGCGGCATCTAAGAAGTCTTGCCCATAAATGGCTGCTAAGTCGTTGCCTTGCTCAACGTTGTAGCGAATATCGTAGGGCACAGAAAATCCAGAATCAGGACTGGCACTCGCAGTGGTATTGCCATAGAGCTGGACTAGGGGAATATCGCCTAACCCTTCTGCATCTAACATGCCTTGGAGTTCAATTAAGTTCTGAAACTCGAAGGACTGGATAAATAGACGGCTGGGATCCGTAAAGCCTGTTTCCTGGAGGGTCGCAATAAGTGGCTCTTCCAGGGACAGATCCTGTAAATCAAAGAAGGTGGGGTGCTTGGTTTCGGGATAAATGCCAACCACTGTTCCAGTGTTGGCTTCGACTTCCTGGACCAGCTCAATCACTTCTTTGAGGGTGGGAATCTCGAAAGCACCATTGAAATCCTGCGATCTAAAATCACGAGACTGCACGGCCCGTAGCATTTTGATCTCTTCTAAGGTGAAGTCTTCGGCGAAGTAGCCAGTGGTTTCTACCCCATCCAGTATTTTGGTCGACATCCGCTCAGGACCGAAAACATCGGCGATGTTGGTGGTGTCATCTAGCAGCGGCTCATGGCGAGCAATCAGGACACCATCTTTGGTGATCACCAAGTCAGGCTCAATAAAGTCAGCTCCTTGGGCGATGGCTGTGGCATAGGCCTCTAGTGTGTGCTCGGGCAAAATGCCGCTGGCACCCCGGTGTCCAATGACGATGGGATCTTGGCCGTTGAGGGTATTCAGTTCTAGCGGGTTGGGTGTAGCAGTGGGGGCTTCGATTAACTCACCATCGCTATTGAAGTGGAGGAGGTACGGTCCAAATTCTTCACCTACCCAAATGTCGCCATTGCCATCAATGACAAAGGACTCAATATCAAAATCTGACCCGGTGAGCTGGCGCTCAGAGGTGCTTTCATTCTGAATCTCAAAAGGAATGAGGTTGTTGGGATCAGAGAGTTGAATAAAGTCTTCGACCTCAACCGATCCATCGCCACCTTCTGAACCTGCAAAGCTGGGGTCAACTTTATAGAGTCGCAGTAAATAATCAGAGCTATTGGTTTTAGCGCCAAAGCCATTATCGGAAAGGAACCAAAAGCTGCCATCGCTATCTGCGAACTGGACACCACTAAAACCTTGGACGGGTTGACCATCAAAAGGACCGGTGCGACCATTGGCATCGATGGGGCCGCCATTACCATTGTCACCACCTGCAGGAGGACCATCCGCAAAGGTATCAGCGGGTAAAGAGGCAAAACCTTCTAGTTCAGGGGTGTCAACTGGAACTGAGAGGATCAGCTGACCGCCTTGAGCATAGCGGCCTTCGTAGAATTGGATATCACCATTCCCATCGTCATTCAAGCCAACATTGGTGCCATCAGGTAATTGTGCATCCCGAATGCTATGGGCTTGGACATCGAGTAAATAGGCCCCATCACCAACGTCCACAATTCCAGAGGATTCCCAATCCCCATAATTCGTGGCTTGGGTTGGATCTAGCTTAGCTGTATTGTTTTCAAGTAAAAATTGAACCTGATCATCGCCAACAACGCCTTCATTAGCTGCAATGTTATAGGACAGAACCCGACCATGACTTTGCTGGTCATTGAGAACATCTCGGCCAAAGGCAGTGCGATCTTCTTGAATGATGACGTTGCCCTGAGCATCAACCGTCATGTTGTCATAGCTGACTCCAGTATTTGGTCCACCGGACATCAGGAACTCAAAGGTCATATCTCCCGTAGGATCATCGGGATTCAAAATAAACCGGTGAAGTTTGCCATATGGGTTGTCAGCTTCCTCAGGTGTTGCCGCTTCCTCAGTTAGAGATCCATTTCTTTCAGAACGTCCAGTAGTGACGAAGTAGAAAGCACCGGGGTTGTTTGGATCTTCATGGATGTCTTCTGGACGGCGGAAGTTCGTGGAACGGTAAACTCCATTCTCATCTGTGGCGTTGACCCAATCGGAAAGGACACTTGGATCTTTATCCAAAGTGACATCATCTGGGACAAGGACCCACTTGCCGATCAGTTCTTCATTTTCCGGCATGTCCTCATAACTAAAGACGTTTCCCTGCGAGTCTTCAACCCTTAATACATAAAGGCTTTCTGTGACATCTGTGAAACCGTTGGGATCCTCAGCGGTTTGTTCACCCACGTACATGTAGATTTCACCATCACCGAAATCTTCCATGCCGATCAATACGGTTTTCCCTGAAGGGTTGCCAGCGCGATATTGAACGGGGGAATAGACCTGCTCTTTAGAGTAGGTACCTAATCCTTCAATGGCGATCGCAGTTCCATCGGGAGTAATGGCAAAACCTAAACCATCGCTAACTTCTTCACCTGTTAAATAGATGGGGATAGATGTGCCACTGTCATCCACAAAGCCCATAGAGGCAAGATAGGCCGAACAAAAACGAGATAAATTGTCATGGTCTCTTAAGTTGAGAACAGTGCCATCAGCCGTTTC is a window encoding:
- a CDS encoding EAL domain-containing protein, giving the protein MAFQPIVNLADGNIFAQEALVRGMNNESAISILEQVTDENLYRFDQACRVQAIQLAAELDIQSILSINFLPNAVYHPEFCLHTTLETAEQCNFPISRILFELTEVEKVIDYAHVQSIIKHYQKLGFRTALDDFGAGYSGFNFLADFRPDFIKIDMALIRNIDKDKARQAIVRGIVQVCRDLAIEPIAEGIETGLELDVLRELGLQLFQGYYFAKPSFRSVITDLSLARS
- a CDS encoding GSCFA domain-containing protein, which produces MPSFQIPSDAKIFALGSCFARNIERALLNLGAQVTSAEPESDLMELKTNLNLGLLNKYNPVSIHQELEWAAGVYSFPEDGFVQLRGKYIDLYLRNQAPSGSIELVHNRRQKLKQYFARAFDADLVILTLGLTETWFDRQTRLALTETPSPRLRKQEPERFGLKLLAYPECLAVLQSICTLLKRYGQPSVKVVITISPVALERTYTDQDVIVANMMSKSTLRSAAGTLSSEVDGVDYFPSYEAAMISDPNLVWMGDRRNITDWMVTQIIKTFTQRYGITSVPTPEKQLIQAQEILKTRWKTTQNMLKQLSSK
- a CDS encoding esterase-like activity of phytase family protein, producing the protein MQLIDGKTASPSYVKNIPGSPKYQNIPLLTVGDEVPLLEGEFGNLTPSETVTFAFAGIPDGIGYNQIDGLNYVWVNHELGDSVTTDISSTQIGQINGARVSLYIFDENWDVIGGRNLINDVVIDGETYSLNIETGNYETADGTVLNLRDHDNLSRFCSAYLASMGFVDDSGTSIPIYLTGEEVSDGLGFAITPDGTAIAIEGLGTYSKEQVYSPVQYRAGNPSGKTVLIGMEDFGDGEIYMYVGEQTAEDPNGFTDVTESLYVLRVEDSQGNVFSYEDMPENEELIGKWVLVPDDVTLDKDPSVLSDWVNATDENGVYRSTNFRRPEDIHEDPNNPGAFYFVTTGRSERNGSLTEEAATPEEADNPYGKLHRFILNPDDPTGDMTFEFLMSGGPNTGVSYDNMTVDAQGNVIIQEDRTAFGRDVLNDQQSHGRVLSYNIAANEGVVGDDQVQFLLENNTAKLDPTQATNYGDWESSGIVDVGDGAYLLDVQAHSIRDAQLPDGTNVGLNDDGNGDIQFYEGRYAQGGQLILSVPVDTPELEGFASLPADTFADGPPAGGDNGNGGPIDANGRTGPFDGQPVQGFSGVQFADSDGSFWFLSDNGFGAKTNSSDYLLRLYKVDPSFAGSEGGDGSVEVEDFIQLSDPNNLIPFEIQNESTSERQLTGSDFDIESFVIDGNGDIWVGEEFGPYLLHFNSDGELIEAPTATPNPLELNTLNGQDPIVIGHRGASGILPEHTLEAYATAIAQGADFIEPDLVITKDGVLIARHEPLLDDTTNIADVFGPERMSTKILDGVETTGYFAEDFTLEEIKMLRAVQSRDFRSQDFNGAFEIPTLKEVIELVQEVEANTGTVVGIYPETKHPTFFDLQDLSLEEPLIATLQETGFTDPSRLFIQSFEFQNLIELQGMLDAEGLGDIPLVQLYGNTTASASPDSGFSVPYDIRYNVEQGNDLAAIYGQDFLDAAENALSENTIYSDLDNPEILQIISEKYAEGAGPWKNNFLLREALDTPVDGNGDGNAEITTQLTGKVTSFVDDAHAAGLQVHPYTLRNEERFLTLNADGTPQTPEEEIKQLIDIGVDGFFTDFPGTGDAVRDQIVADVVRSPDNPDVLAGDEVSNLLRSRGFEGMAISPDRMTLYPMLEGTVEGDPEGSLRIYEFDVASGQYEGLVGRYQLEDPSHAIGDFTVINQNEYLVIERDGNQGDEAAFKQIFKVDLSQVDANGFVYKEELVDLLNIDDPNDLNGDGDNSFKFPFVTIEDVLVVDEDTLVVANDNNYPFSVGRGPDIDNNEIIQIKLNESLDLDPRVGLAGLDRFGFSGTQFDTVEPSQMVGLEDYTVDPVFTIGETYGGYTPPGILDGLGAFELDDDTVRILANHELRSAQGYAYELANGTELTGARVSYFDIDKETRTLVGTGLAYDTVINREGEEVDEASDLEFDGINRLCSSQYIEAEQFGEGRGLKDALYFTGEEANGGTEFVLDPETNTLHAVPWMGRAAWESVTELDTGTTDKVALLVGDDRGAAPLLLYVGTKETSEGAGVLERNGLVGGKLYVWAADSGELTPEEFNGTFESRAGTWVEINIYDPNQAGTAVDSNADGDIQDEMGYDALGFATQAQQDALAEEAGAFQFSRPEDVATNPEDGTQAVLASTGRDSLFPADSWGTTYIVDTDFGTDGLPATAEVKAIYDGDDSGNGQFEGSDFGLRSPDNLDWGDDGHIYIQEDRSFSEFGLTSGEEASIWKLDPDSGELTRIAQMDRSALPLGQTDGDPTDIGDWESSGILDVSELFGEDPGNLFVFDVQAHSLRDGVIEDANLVQGGQLPFLEAPEEPEPEPINFDTMEPAQMVGLEEYTVDPVFTVGETVGDYTPPGILDGLGAFELDDDTVRVLANHELRSAQGYAYELANGTELIGARVSYFDIDKETRTIVDTGLAYDTIINREGEVVDEASDLEFEGINRLCSSQYIEAEQFGEGRGLTDGLYFTGEEANGGTEFVLDPDTNTLHALPWLGRAAWESVTELDTGTTDKVALLVGDDRGAAPLLLYVGTKDSSEGAGVLERNGLVGGKLYVWAADSGELTPEEFNGTFESRAGSWVEINIYDPDQADTAVDTNADGDIQDEMGYDAQGFATQAQQDALAEAAGAFQFSRPEDVATNPEDGTQAVLASTGRDSLFPSDSWGTTYIIDTEFGPDGLPATAEINAIYDGDDAGGGQFEGADFGLRSPDNLDWGDDGHIYIQEDRSFSEFGLTSGEEASIWKLDPDSGELTRIAQMDRSAVPTGQTDSDPTDIGDWESSGILDVSELFGEEAGELFIFDVQAHSLTDGIIEEANLVQGGQLAFLEAPEMDPSDEGDEGDMGDDGDGDSPMENSQGSRGNDLLAGGPTDDDFNGGRGDDTITGGLGDDNIIGGRGNDLLEGGLGDDDLFGGRGLDTLNGNEGSDILVGGRGNDLLTGGSGEDLFALAAGDGTDTITDFVLNEDVFGLVGDLTFEQLIITQGVGAQASDTLISVSATDEILAVLSGVQADTVTSSVFEPFTV